A genomic stretch from Novosphingobium decolorationis includes:
- a CDS encoding DUF3768 domain-containing protein, giving the protein MSYRPKQGRLHRIYYDAALEGGSPDPADPGLTCRVITILRADEY; this is encoded by the coding sequence ATGAGTTATCGGCCGAAACAGGGCCGGCTCCATAGGATCTACTACGACGCCGCGCTTGAGGGGGGATCGCCGGACCCGGCTGATCCGGGTTTGACCTGCCGCGTCATCACGATCCTTCGCGCCGACGAATACTGA